One Methanobacterium formicicum genomic window carries:
- a CDS encoding Ig-like domain-containing protein, with amino-acid sequence MKRRIFLSVVFVFLVLAFCGSVSGANNNIQQISVSYNGSLLDGDSFSPAISADGRYVVFSSQGTNLVNDDDNNCSDVFIHDTILNFTERVSISNQGLQANGDSFSPAVSGDGRYVTFTSYASNLVADDTNDCADIFVRDRLLETTNRISISNSGEEGNADSFGSEISANGDCITFCSYANNLVDNDKNYYSDVFVFDRTQKRIKRISISNTGEESNSDSLYPDISGDGRYITFTSDANNLDFNDKNGCSDVFIFDQNLNLIKRIVGYNFTEANSASMESAISSDGRCIVFSSYADNLVPEDNNMVCDIFVFDQILNEIERVSVTSDGKEFSQNSGEPDISGDGRYVGFTIIQHIVQKVTNKGGNSKSVIHEDTGIFLYDRGLGTTSLISISNNGDFEDSNSREPGLSYNGTNVVFSSDSSNLVGNDTNNWNDIFIYEKSNYEGLIAFLHPQIVKSGDQVLIKAYDDPGTLTITAELFGEIKNLVKNNYGVWEIYFPIYHVPDGNYTVILRSLAANGDYETISLNLTVDNTPPTVTGNITPEMVQYGDSLIISAYSDSDTKRIKVNILGETLQMHQDYDVGMMVTWILHYFVPDFPDGNYPVILTAIDEAGNIGFLKINLTINNDVYILSASLTPEIVKTFDQINITVNSNHNTVGISALILDEVYQLTKQTDDTWNLQYCVPYLPNGNYSVLLTAENAFGSQKYCYLYFEIFNQLDNICPILNASITPNPCYLINGIFKDKPLIVINVSTDTDTISVNASIEEDNIGLIRQLDGSWLGYYEAWLQEGFYPLLLTATDWSGNQGYSTLNLAIENLVPTINVTVDPKRLKGDEFFKLTVSTSPDAGLVYVYTTMDWDYTDLIKQTDGSWILRRVAPSWFQDHEYSILVIVQFGMGWADQNTPLLIEVNYVTSVIVDSCAPFIFGFVVPEDIKSGDPLRIVAQVYPSKYLTDDTCAVKAQVFDEVFNLTKVYGDENRSIWEYYYLVPPVIDGVYPIFLTTFDDLGNNRTQMVYFTVDNTPPPIITRVNTQILKSGDTIVVYIDDHPDIKNISAEIVGEKYSTPQELDEHWGYLFRGWILDYKVPSLPDGIYNILLTAVDFVGNKQVLYIPFTVDNTPPVVNGMLNPTVFKFFDFRELRKLTVTAVSSPDTNAVYAIIDGIQRFLIYFNGQWVLEHRVPHILNIGSNLVTVVAIDYAGNQGILYLYFNVVGFSTINLYYGESGHVLSGSNGNYNDSGNSVVPSGNIGGSGGGGGAEGGFSGGSSGQSSSGPSINLMDVLLIILIVCLILILVFLFATQIVYLFWLIIWLIMDMIAVISWLVECMACFMGSFFSALLFVNPFALILNVLALVFNPSPANILDLALTWTGAYLFFMGASELSLLIEILSDVTFPLVVTEVLDGVSGWMHDRKNEIIHFIKKIN; translated from the coding sequence ATGAAAAGAAGGATTTTTTTATCAGTAGTATTTGTATTTCTTGTATTGGCATTCTGTGGTTCAGTTTCTGGTGCAAATAATAATATTCAGCAAATTAGTGTCTCTTACAATGGTAGTTTACTAGATGGGGATAGTTTCAGCCCTGCCATTAGTGCTGATGGCCGTTACGTTGTATTTTCATCACAGGGAACTAATCTGGTGAACGACGATGATAACAATTGCAGTGATGTTTTCATTCATGACACTATATTAAATTTCACGGAAAGGGTGAGCATTTCTAATCAAGGTTTACAAGCAAATGGAGATAGTTTTAGTCCTGCGGTTAGTGGGGATGGGCGTTATGTAACTTTCACTTCTTACGCGTCGAATTTGGTTGCAGATGACACCAATGATTGTGCGGATATTTTCGTTCGGGATCGGCTTTTGGAAACAACTAATCGTATTAGTATTTCAAATAGTGGCGAAGAAGGCAATGCCGATAGTTTTGGTTCTGAAATAAGTGCTAATGGGGATTGCATTACATTTTGCTCCTATGCCAATAACTTAGTAGATAACGATAAAAATTACTATTCCGATGTTTTTGTTTTTGATCGAACACAAAAAAGGATAAAGAGAATTAGTATTTCAAATACGGGTGAAGAATCAAATTCTGATAGTTTATATCCAGATATTAGTGGGGATGGGCGTTACATTACGTTCACTTCTGATGCCAACAACTTAGATTTCAACGATAAAAATGGTTGTAGTGATGTTTTCATTTTTGATCAGAATTTGAATTTAATCAAAAGAATTGTGGGATATAATTTCACTGAAGCTAATTCTGCTAGTATGGAATCGGCTATTAGTTCTGATGGGCGTTGCATAGTATTTTCTTCTTATGCTGATAATTTAGTTCCTGAAGATAATAATATGGTTTGTGATATCTTTGTATTTGATCAAATTTTAAATGAAATAGAGAGAGTGAGTGTTACCAGTGATGGAAAAGAATTTTCACAAAATTCAGGTGAACCTGATATTAGTGGGGATGGGCGCTACGTGGGTTTCACTATTATTCAGCATATCGTTCAAAAAGTTACCAACAAGGGGGGTAATTCCAAATCGGTCATCCATGAGGATACGGGAATATTTCTCTATGATCGAGGTTTAGGAACAACCAGCCTCATTAGTATTTCAAATAATGGAGATTTTGAAGATTCTAACAGCAGAGAACCCGGTCTCAGTTATAATGGCACTAATGTTGTTTTCAGCTCAGATTCATCTAATCTTGTGGGTAATGACACAAATAACTGGAATGATATATTCATCTATGAAAAATCTAATTATGAAGGTTTAATCGCATTTTTACACCCTCAAATTGTCAAATCTGGAGATCAGGTTTTAATTAAAGCCTATGATGATCCCGGAACTCTAACCATAACTGCCGAACTGTTTGGAGAAATCAAAAACTTAGTAAAGAATAACTATGGAGTTTGGGAAATTTATTTCCCTATTTATCACGTACCAGACGGGAATTATACGGTCATTTTGAGATCTTTAGCTGCTAACGGGGATTATGAAACCATTAGTCTTAACTTGACGGTTGATAATACCCCACCAACAGTCACCGGTAATATAACTCCAGAAATGGTTCAATATGGTGATTCATTAATTATCAGTGCGTATTCAGACTCAGATACAAAGAGAATTAAAGTCAATATTTTGGGTGAAACACTTCAAATGCATCAGGATTATGATGTGGGGATGATGGTTACATGGATATTGCATTATTTTGTCCCTGATTTTCCCGATGGGAATTATCCAGTTATATTAACTGCAATAGATGAAGCAGGAAATATTGGATTTTTAAAAATAAATTTAACTATAAATAATGATGTATATATTCTTTCTGCTTCATTAACTCCCGAAATAGTAAAAACATTTGACCAGATCAACATAACTGTAAATTCCAATCATAACACGGTTGGGATTTCAGCTTTAATTTTGGATGAAGTCTATCAATTAACAAAACAAACCGATGATACTTGGAATTTACAATATTGTGTGCCATATCTCCCAAATGGAAATTATAGTGTCTTATTAACGGCAGAGAATGCTTTTGGAAGTCAAAAATATTGTTATCTTTATTTTGAAATTTTCAACCAGTTGGATAATATCTGTCCTATTCTTAATGCAAGTATCACTCCAAATCCTTGTTACCTTATTAATGGCATATTTAAAGATAAACCTTTGATTGTTATAAACGTATCAACCGATACAGACACAATTAGTGTGAATGCTTCAATTGAAGAGGATAATATTGGCTTAATTAGACAATTAGATGGCTCGTGGCTAGGATATTATGAAGCATGGCTCCAAGAAGGTTTTTATCCATTGTTACTGACTGCAACTGACTGGTCGGGAAATCAGGGCTACAGTACTTTAAATCTAGCAATTGAGAACTTAGTACCCACTATTAATGTTACTGTTGATCCTAAAAGGCTGAAAGGTGATGAATTTTTTAAGTTAACTGTTTCTACCAGCCCCGACGCTGGACTGGTTTATGTATACACTACCATGGATTGGGATTACACGGATTTAATTAAACAAACCGATGGATCTTGGATATTACGACGTGTTGCTCCTTCCTGGTTTCAGGATCATGAGTATTCGATCTTGGTTATAGTTCAGTTTGGTATGGGCTGGGCCGACCAGAATACTCCCTTGTTGATAGAAGTGAATTATGTGACCTCCGTAATTGTAGATTCTTGTGCACCGTTCATTTTTGGTTTCGTAGTTCCTGAAGATATAAAATCAGGAGACCCACTTAGAATCGTTGCCCAAGTTTATCCTTCAAAATATTTAACCGATGACACTTGTGCAGTGAAGGCCCAGGTTTTTGATGAAGTGTTTAATTTAACCAAGGTTTATGGGGATGAAAATAGAAGTATTTGGGAGTACTATTACCTTGTTCCCCCGGTTATTGATGGAGTGTATCCTATTTTTTTGACAACTTTTGATGATTTAGGGAACAATAGGACTCAAATGGTTTATTTCACCGTTGACAATACACCCCCTCCTATAATTACTAGAGTCAACACTCAAATCTTAAAATCAGGTGACACAATTGTGGTTTACATAGATGATCATCCTGATATCAAGAACATATCAGCCGAAATTGTTGGTGAAAAATATAGTACTCCTCAAGAACTTGATGAACACTGGGGTTATCTTTTCCGGGGATGGATTCTTGATTATAAGGTCCCCTCACTTCCTGATGGAATTTATAATATTCTGTTAACTGCTGTAGATTTTGTAGGGAATAAACAAGTCTTATATATTCCTTTTACTGTGGACAACACTCCTCCAGTAGTGAATGGGATGTTAAATCCTACTGTTTTCAAATTTTTCGATTTTAGAGAATTGAGGAAATTAACAGTTACTGCAGTATCTTCTCCGGACACGAATGCTGTTTATGCCATAATTGATGGAATTCAACGGTTTTTAATCTATTTTAATGGACAATGGGTGTTGGAGCATAGAGTTCCCCACATTTTGAATATTGGTTCCAATTTGGTGACTGTGGTTGCCATTGATTATGCGGGAAATCAGGGTATTCTATATCTTTATTTCAATGTAGTGGGATTTTCTACAATAAATTTATATTATGGGGAATCAGGGCATGTTTTATCAGGATCGAATGGAAATTATAATGATTCGGGCAATTCTGTAGTTCCTAGCGGGAATATTGGTGGGTCTGGTGGGGGAGGAGGTGCTGAAGGGGGATTTTCAGGAGGAAGCAGTGGTCAATCTAGTTCAGGGCCTTCCATTAATTTAATGGATGTGCTTTTAATTATCCTTATAGTTTGTTTGATTCTCATATTGGTATTTTTATTTGCAACGCAAATCGTTTATTTATTTTGGTTAATTATTTGGTTAATTATGGACATGATAGCCGTAATTTCGTGGTTAGTCGAGTGTATGGCTTGTTTCATGGGAAGTTTTTTTTCGGCCCTACTTTTTGTGAATCCGTTTGCATTAATATTGAATGTTTTGGCTTTGGTTTTTAATCCCAGTCCCGCAAATATTTTAGATCTCGCTTTGACCTGGACTGGAGCATATTTATTCTTTATGGGGGCTTCAGAACTTTCCCTGCTTATTGAAATACTTTCTGATGTTACCTTTCCCCTGGTGGTTACCGAAGTCCTTGATGGTGTTAGTGGATGGATGCACGATCGAAAGAATGAAATAATACATTTTATTAAAAAAATAAATTAA
- a CDS encoding helicase C-terminal domain-containing protein — MDNGFFCDKCGMIKDRCICNSGSTGDSTQVKTPKISTSRINAMKRAFPHIDEDIIEKFPFASPREGQLEIISEIREAIDDGYSNIILEAGTGTGKSVVATTLARLYHPAYILTMTKQLQSQYAAEFGYPMVKGRGNFLCQNESLEFGCDQGTCQTIPSTQKFACDYGISKSPFDGELHAFQDAFGSPIYFRSNQRCRYWDQKATAVESSITLMNYDYALLELNYVKHFGKRDFMVLDEAHNLENKLMQRLEVNLYNRRLEREVKKVIPPSMMKQEEPDEWILFVESLYEDYQDIDLKQIPKNQADRVNRMKMNLSELSRNLENHPDNWVVDTSPGGVSFKPLRVDTYANDRLFNHADIRLFMSATILDQDLFCQWLGIDPEETYHLEVKSIFPPSSRPVHLKLVGNMSHRLIKRTAPKTLPVLEKIIEHHKYEKGLIHTHNYKCQQYIIKNLKNPRLMGHNPKNREHVLDRFEYSKEPRVLVSPSMSEGVDLPYEKCQFQIIYKIPFPYLGDPQINQRKQQDPSWYAYKTIMTLLQAYGRGMRAEDDYCETYILDGNFRMLLRNKLYRKLVPSFFKDAIQRE, encoded by the coding sequence ATGGATAACGGCTTTTTCTGTGACAAGTGCGGAATGATAAAAGACCGCTGTATATGTAATTCTGGAAGTACTGGAGACAGTACCCAGGTTAAAACACCCAAAATATCAACATCAAGAATTAACGCCATGAAAAGGGCTTTCCCCCATATTGACGAGGATATCATTGAAAAGTTCCCCTTCGCTTCACCCCGAGAAGGGCAGTTAGAGATAATATCCGAAATCAGGGAGGCTATAGACGATGGTTATTCTAACATAATCCTGGAGGCCGGTACTGGAACTGGTAAATCAGTGGTGGCCACCACCCTGGCCCGACTGTACCATCCGGCTTACATACTAACCATGACCAAACAGCTCCAGTCACAGTACGCCGCAGAATTCGGTTACCCCATGGTAAAAGGCCGTGGAAACTTCTTGTGTCAGAATGAGAGTCTGGAGTTTGGCTGTGACCAGGGAACCTGCCAGACCATCCCCAGCACACAGAAATTTGCCTGTGACTACGGTATAAGTAAATCACCCTTCGACGGGGAACTGCACGCCTTCCAGGATGCCTTCGGATCGCCCATTTACTTCCGTTCTAACCAGAGGTGCCGTTACTGGGACCAAAAGGCCACAGCCGTGGAAAGCAGCATAACACTGATGAACTATGATTACGCCCTTCTGGAACTGAACTACGTGAAACACTTCGGTAAAAGAGATTTCATGGTTCTGGATGAGGCCCATAACCTGGAAAACAAGCTCATGCAGCGCCTAGAGGTAAACCTGTACAACCGGAGACTGGAACGTGAGGTTAAAAAAGTCATACCCCCCAGCATGATGAAACAAGAGGAACCGGATGAATGGATTCTCTTTGTGGAATCACTCTACGAGGATTACCAGGACATAGACCTGAAACAGATACCAAAAAACCAGGCCGACCGGGTTAATCGAATGAAAATGAACCTCAGCGAGCTTTCAAGGAACCTGGAAAACCATCCAGACAACTGGGTGGTGGATACCAGCCCTGGTGGGGTTTCATTTAAGCCACTGCGGGTGGACACCTACGCCAATGACCGGCTCTTTAACCACGCCGATATCCGGCTGTTTATGAGTGCCACCATCCTGGACCAGGACTTATTCTGCCAGTGGCTCGGCATAGACCCGGAAGAAACCTATCACCTGGAAGTTAAGAGTATTTTTCCCCCTTCGTCCCGTCCGGTACACCTTAAACTGGTGGGAAATATGTCCCACCGCCTGATCAAACGTACCGCCCCCAAAACCCTTCCCGTGTTAGAGAAGATCATTGAACACCATAAATACGAAAAAGGGCTTATTCACACCCATAATTACAAGTGTCAGCAGTATATCATTAAGAACCTGAAAAATCCTCGGTTAATGGGCCATAACCCTAAAAACAGGGAACATGTCCTGGACCGGTTCGAATACAGTAAAGAACCCCGGGTTCTGGTGAGCCCATCCATGAGTGAAGGGGTGGACCTGCCCTATGAAAAGTGCCAGTTCCAGATCATCTACAAAATACCCTTCCCTTACCTGGGGGATCCCCAGATAAATCAGCGGAAACAGCAGGACCCCTCCTGGTATGCTTATAAGACTATAATGACTCTCCTACAGGCTTATGGGCGGGGTATGCGGGCGGAAGATGATTACTGTGAGACCTACATCTTAGACGGGAACTTCCGTATGTTACTCCGGAACAAACTCTACCGAAAACTGGTGCCCAGCTTCTTCAAGGATGCCATACAGAGAGAATAA